A DNA window from Ornithodoros turicata isolate Travis chromosome 10, ASM3712646v1, whole genome shotgun sequence contains the following coding sequences:
- the LOC135370891 gene encoding calcium-transporting ATPase sarcoplasmic/endoplasmic reticulum type-like — MELAHAKPYKEVLDYFGTDPERGLSESQVKKFQEKYGPNELPAEEGKPLWQLILEQFDDLLVKILLLAAVISFVLALFEEHEDSITAFVEPFVILLILIANAVVGVWQERNAESAIEALKEYEPEMGKVLRSNKQGVQKIRAKEIVPGDLVEVSVGDKVPADIRLVKVLSTTLRVDQSILTGESVSVIKHTDPIPDPRAVNQDKKNILFSGTNIASGKAVGVVIGTGLETAIGKIRTEMTETEEVKTPLQQKLDEFGEQLSKVISVICVAVWAINIGHFNDPAHGGSWIKGAVYYFKIAVALAVAAIPEGLPAVITTCLALGTRRMAKKNAIVRSLPSVETLGCTSVICSDKTGTLTTNQMSVSRFFIIDKAESNDIAFHEFEVTGSTYEPIGEVFKNGAKANCASYEAIHEMTTICTMCNDSSIDFNEYKQAFEKVGEATETALVVLAEKMNPFGFDKSGKSRRDAALTVTHGVQGMWRKEFTLEFSRDRKSMSSYCSPLKSGAKGLSPGPKMFVKGAPEGVLDRCTHCRIGEKKFPMTAALKNRILDLTKQYGTGRDTLRCLALATLDNPPKPEDMDLGDSTKFVTYENSLTFVGVVGMLDPPRKEVFDSIMRCRAAGIRVIVITGDNKGTAEAICRRIGVFGEDEDPTGMSYSGREFDDLPVEEQRRAVQRARLFSRVEPAHKSKIVEFLQADGEISAMTGDGVNDAPALKKAEIGIAMGSGTAVAKSASEMVLADDNFSSIVSAVEEGRAIYNNMKQFIRYLISSNIGEVVSIFLTAALGLPEALIPVQLLWVNLVTDGLPATALGFNPPDLDIMERPPRKADESLISGWLFFRYMAIGGYVGAATVGASTWWYMVAPTGPRLTYYQVTHHLACLNDKENFRGIDCTVFHDPHPMTMALSVLVTIEMLNALNSLSENQSLLVMPPWTNIWLVAAMTLSMTLHFVVLYCDILNTVFSVCPLSVAEWMAVMKMSIPVIILDETMKFIARKFIDVAPEVGQKKKN; from the exons GCAAGCCCTTGTGGCAACTCATTTTGGAACAGTTTGACGACCTCCTAGTAAAGATTTTATTATTAGCAGCTGTCATTTCATTT GTGCTTGCATTATTTGAAGAACATGAGGATTCCATCACTGCATTTGTGGAGCCCTTCGTCATCCTCCTGATCCTTATAGCCAATGCCGTAGTAGGTGTTTGGCAG GAGCGGAATGCTGAAAGTGCGATAGAGGCCCTGAAGGAATATGAGCCTGAAATGGGCAAAGTCCTCCGATCAAACAAGCAGGGCGTGCAGAAGATTCGAGCCAAGGAAATTGTACCGGGCGACCTGGTGGAAGTCTCCGTCGGAGACAAGGTGCCTGCTGACATTCGCCTGGTCAAGGTCCTCTCCACGACGCTTCGTGTAGATCAGTCCATCCTGACGGGAGAGAGTGTCTCCGTCATAAAGCACACGGATCCCATCCCCGATCCTCGTGCTGTCAACCAGGACAAGAAGAATATTCTTTTCTCTGGCACAAACATTGCATCTGGAAAAGCTGTCGGCGTTGTTATTGGCACCGGCCTCGAGACCGCCATTG GCAAGATCAGGACTGAAATGACTGAGACTGAAGAGGTCAAGACGCCTCTGCAGCAGAAACTCGACGAGTTTGGTGAGCAGCTGTCCAAGGTGATCTCTGTCATCTGTGTGGCTGTGTGGGCCATCAACATTGGCCACTTCAACGACCCTGCACACGGTGGCTCTTGGATCAAGGGTGCTGTCTACTACTTCAAGATTGCTGTGGCCTTGGCTGTGGCTGCCATTCCAGAAGGTCTTCCCGCCGTCATCACCACATGCTTGGCTCTTGGGACTCGCCGAATGGCCAAGAAAAATGCCATTGTGCGCTCTCTGCCATCCGTGGAGACCCTCGGTTGCACCTCCGTCATCTGCTCAGACAAGACCGGAACGCTCACTACCAACCAAATGTCCGTCAGCAGG TTCTTCATCATTGATAAAGCTGAATCGAATGACATTGCTTTCCACGAATTTGAAGTGACTGGCTCGACATACGAACCCATTGGTGAAGTGTTCAAGAACGGAGCCAAGGCCAACTGTGCCAGCTACGAAGCTATCCACGAAATGACTACAATTTGCACCATGTGCAACGATTCTTCTATTGATTTCAACGAG TACAAGCAAGCTTTTGAGAAAGTTGGTGAAGCCACGGAGACTGCCCTGGTGGTGTTGGCTGAGAAGATGAATCCCTTTGGCTTTGACAAGAGCGGCAAGTCTCGCCGTGATGCTGCTCTTACGGTCACTCACGGTGTTCAAGGGATGTGGCGCAAGGAGTTTACCCTGGAGTTCTCTCgtgacaggaagtccatgagcTCGTACTGTTCCCCGCTCAAGAGTGGAGCAAAGGGCCTTAGCCCTGGACCCAAGATGTTTGTCAAG GGTGCTCCAGAAGGTGTGTTGGACCGCTGTACCCACTGCAGAATCGGCGAGAAGAAATTCCCCATGACCGCTGCCCTCAAGAACCGCATCCTCGACCTGACCAAGCAGTACGGCACAGGTCGTGACACTCTACGCTGCCTGGCCCTGGCTACGTTGGATAATCCTCCAAAACCAGAAGACATGGACCTTGGAGATTCCACAAAGTTTGTTACCTACGAAAACAGCCTCACCTTTGTTGGTGTCGTTGGCATGCTGGATCCCCCCAGGAAGGAGGTGTTCGATTCCATTATGCGCTGCCGCGCTGCTGGAATCCGCGTTATTGTCATCACTGGTGACAACAAG GGCACAGCTGAAGCTATCTGTCGTCGTATTGGCGTCTTTGGCGAAGATGAGGACCCCACAGGCATGTCTTACTCCGGTCGTGAGTTCGACGACCTTCCAGTTGAGGAGCAAAGGAGGGCGGTCCAGAGGGCTCGTCTCTTCTCTCGAGTGGAACCTGCGCACAAGAGCAAGATTGTGGAATTCCTGCAAGCAGATGGAGAGATATCTGCCATG ACTGGCGATGGTGTAAATGATGCTCCTGCTCTGAAGAAGGCTGAAATTGGTATCGCCATGGGTTCTGGTACAGCTGTCGCAAAATCTGCCTCCGAGATGGTGTTGGCAGACGACAACTTCTCTTCCATCGTTTCCGCCGTTGAAGAAGGGCGTGCCATCTACAACAACATGAAGCAGTTCATTCGTTACCTGATCTCTTCCAACATTGGAGAAGTCGTCAGCATTTTCCTGACTGCTGCCCTCGGCCTGCCAGAGGCTCTGATCCCAGTGCAGCTGCTGTGGGTGAACTTGGTGACAGACGGTCTCCCAGCCACGGCCCTGGGCTTCAACCCTCCGGATCTCGATATCATGGAGCGGCCCCCACGCAAGGCTGACGAGTCTTTGATTTCTGGCTGGCTTTTCTTCCGCTACATGGCCATTGGAGGCTACGTCGGTGCAGCCACAGTGGGAGCCTCCACCTGGTGGTACATGGTTGCACCCACTGGTCCCCGGCTCACCTACTACCAGGTGACGCACCACTTGGCTTGCCTGAATGACAAGGAGAACTTCAGGGGCATCGACTGTACCGTGTTCCATGACCCGCACCCCATGACCATGGCACTCTCTGTGCTTGTCACTATTGAAATGCTTAATGCTCTCAATAG CTTGTCTGAGAACCAGTCTCTTCTGGTGATGCCTCCCTGGACCAACATCTGGCTGGTGGCTGCCATGACCCTTTCCATGACCCTTCACTTCGTGGTGCTCTACTGCGATATCCTCAAC ACTGTGTTCTCAGTCTGTCCGCTGTCCGTAGCGGAGTGGATGGCAGTAATGAAGATGTCCATCCCGGTCATCATCTTGGACGAGACCATGAAGTTCATTGCCCGCAAATTCATCGACG